Proteins from a single region of Antechinus flavipes isolate AdamAnt ecotype Samford, QLD, Australia chromosome 2, AdamAnt_v2, whole genome shotgun sequence:
- the DDX28 gene encoding probable ATP-dependent RNA helicase DDX28, whose translation MPQTALRTWASVARQCCATVTSLRASPARSGGRSAVMALRPPTLRLLLLLPRPGVLSRGLASEGPREPLPVIRVPQPLKLRRGTRIRDGRAPRVTVPRPGLLLIAARRPEFNQPARLTVGRWERAPLASRGWKHRRSRGDHFSIERTARQVPALPTEPEAEEVAEGEACAGFTALGLQPRVLEALQQAAPTIVRPTWVQLRAVPPLLRGRHLLCAAETGSGKTLSYLLPLLQRLLGQPVLTSSCPAPRGLVLVPSRELAEQVRAVAAPLGQALQLCVRWIGGGRGMDSVRRHLSLQPPADVLVATPGAIWKALKGQLLSLEQLRFLVLDEADTLLDESFLELVQYILDKSPVAEDPAELEDPFNPKAQLVLVGATFPKGVGELLSRVTSLSHLSKITSPRLHCLLPHVGQRFLRLKGTEKVTELIRALKLQAEAGPGAVLVFCNSSSTVNWLGYILDDHKVPHLRLQGQMPAAMRAGIFRSFQSGLRDVLLCTDIASRGLDSTRVQLVINYDFPPTLQDYIHRAGRVGRVGSEQPGSVISFVTHPWDVELVQKIELAARRRRNLPGIKTTVQEPLPPIELTG comes from the coding sequence ATGCCGCAGACGGCCCTTCGCACGTGGGCTTCCGTAGCGCGTCAGTGTTGTGCGACGGTGACGTCACTGCGCGCGTCTCCTGCGCGCTCGGGTGGCCGCAGCGCAGTCATGGCGCTCCGACCCCCGACTCTCCGGTTGCTACTGCTCTTGCCCCGACCTGGAGTGCTCAGCCGGGGCCTGGCCTCGGAGGGGCCTCGGGAGCCGCTGCCCGTGATCCGCGTCCCGCAGCCTCTAAAGCTGCGGCGCGGGACGAGGATCCGAGACGGTCGCGCGCCGCGAGTTACGGTGCCCCGGCCTGGGCTGCTGCTGATCGCTGCGCGGAGGCCGGAGTTCAATCAGCCGGCGCGTCTCACAGTGGGCCGTTGGGAGCGCGCGCCGCTGGCCTCGCGCGGGTGGAAGCACCGGCGCTCGCGTGGCGACCATTTCTCCATCGAGCGCACTGCCCGCCAGGTGCCCGCATTGCCCACTGAGCCCGAGGCAGAGGAGGTGGCAGAAGGCGAAGCCTGCGCTGGCTTCACCGCCCTGGGCCTGCAGCCCCGCGTCCTGGAGGCCCTGCAGCAGGCAGCACCCACCATCGTGCGGCCTACGTGGGTGCAGCTCCGGGCCGTTCCTCCGTTGTTGCGCGGACGCCACCTGCTCTGTGCTGCTGAGACGGGCAGTGGCAAGACCCTGAGCTACCTGCTCCCCTTGTTGCAGCGCCTGCTGGGCCAGCCCGTGCTGACCTCCTCCTGCCCTGCCCCCCGCGGTCTGGTCCTCGTGCCCTCCCGGGAGCTGGCCGAGCAGGTGCGGGCAGTGGCCGCGCCCCTGGGCCAGGCCCTGCAGCTGTGCGTGCGGTGGATCGGTGGGGGCCGGGGCATGGACAGCGTCCGGCGGCACCTGTCCCTACAGCCTCCTGCCGACGTGCTGGTGGCCACACCGGGAGCCATATGGAAGGCGCTGAAGGGACAACTGCTGAGCCTGGAGCAGCTCCGTTTTCTGGTGCTGGATGAAGCGGACACCCTGCTGGACGAGAGCTTCCTGGAGCTAGTGCAGTACATCTTGGACAAGAGTCCCGTGGCCGAAGACCCCGCCGAACTGGAGGACCCTTTCAATCCCAAGGCCCAGCTGGTGCTGGTGGGCGCCACATTTCCCAAGGGCGTGGGAGAGCTACTGAGCAGAGTCACATCCTTGAGCCACCTCAGCAAAATCACCAGCCCCAGGCTGCACTGCCTCCTGCCCCACGTGGGACAGCGCTTCCTGCGGCTCAAAGGAACCGAGAAGGTGACAGAGCTGATTAGAGCCCTCAAGCTCCAAGCAGAGGCTGGGCCCGGGGCCGTTCTGGTCTTCTGCAACAGTTCCAGCACAGTGAACTGGCTGGGCTACATCCTGGACGACCACAAAGTCCCACACTTGAGGCTCCAGGGACAGATGCCAGCGGCCATGAGAGCGGGCATCTTCCGGTCCTTCCAGAGTGGCCTCAGGGACGTTCTCCTCTGCACAGACATAGCCTCTCGGGGCCTGGACAGCACTCGGGTGCAGCTGGTGATCAATTACGACTTTCCGCCAACCTTGCAGGACTACATTCACAGAGCCGGCAGAGTGGGCCGAGTTGGCAGTGAGCAGCCCGGCTCTGTGATTAGTTTTGTAACTCATCCTTGGGATGTCGAACTGGTCCAGAAAATTGAGCTGGCTGCTCGCAGGCGGAGAAACCTCCCAGGGATCAAGACAACTGTTCAAGAACCTTTACCCCCAATAGAATTGACTGGTTAG
- the DPEP2NB gene encoding DPEP2 neighbor protein yields MSDRIFYIHSNLSFVPWEGSTAAAAAPTSPPTPGHYHVLYRGCGETQVGWHGETYCLVGGYRAYGDAPVASLEKAEAEKPVSSRTSKRHRVLEEPDKDLGGSSPKVLRHWHRGGRRLPSQKHSGQAAS; encoded by the exons ATGTCTGACCGGATCTTCTATATACACTCCAACTTGTCCTTTGTTCCCTGGGAGGGCAGTACAGCAG cAGCTGCGGCTCCCACTTCTCCCCCCACGCCGGGTCACTACCATGTCCTCTACCGAGGCTGTGGGGAGACTCAGGTGGGCTGGCATGGGGAGACTTACTGCCTGGTGGGGGGTTACCGGGCCTACGGGGATGCTCCTGTGGCCTCCTTggagaaggcagaggcagaaaaGCCAGTTTCCAGCCGAACTTCCAAGAGACACCGTGTCCTGGAAGAGCCCGACAAAGATCTCGGGGGCAGCAGCCCTAAAGTCCTGCGGCACTGGCACCGTGGGGGCAGGAGGCTGCCCAGCCAGAAGCACTCCGGCCAGGCAGCTTCCTAG